From Terriglobia bacterium, one genomic window encodes:
- a CDS encoding zinc ribbon domain-containing protein codes for MPIYDYICKKCDKKFTAILALSEYEKKKAKCPECGSKKVEQEIQPFFVVTSKKS; via the coding sequence ATGCCGATCTATGACTACATCTGCAAAAAATGCGACAAAAAGTTCACGGCCATACTGGCATTGTCCGAGTATGAAAAAAAGAAAGCAAAGTGCCCGGAGTGCGGCAGCAAAAAGGTCGAGCAGGAAATCCAGCCGTTCTTTGTCGTGACATCCAAAAAGAGCTGA
- a CDS encoding AAA family ATPase: protein MNLLRCNIQGFGRLAHLTFSFAGGLNVVYAANEAGKSTLQRFLMALLYGQLRADVKAQRRLDAWVEQYRPWRASDYGGTLWCSLANGRELEIHRTFGRDESRFEVLTTSGEDISRQYEIQRNGEVIFAASHLGLAKELFESVAVVRESETAELKHREPLRDRIANLAQSGDEKLSVRLSLVKLEEALEAVGSERAPTRPYKQALDRLQELKEERDELEALRRQCQAWIRERTELGSEIERLEQNLHAARRGVIDARWREARLRVRTLEEIDDEIRNLGAEIQSLGANPDFPVHRLDELNRLAADRDNEERRLEELRQQKQEAGARHEQGEAVLRNLASYAALHQSIEPEKITEWFVNYLSLSRQRDEMQRTTNRLLDETAAIHHRLETLSPALRDAGIDWERKALQAADEERAASQQSAVLVERVAQGKAEHVRIKGRARRQGLLAGIALTGLLAAAAAGFAGILPSSSGLALAAGLGVLGVTLLMMASKSRGAAQQARQAFEALDAGLNRLREQADAAQSEMRRAVTDSGFEKVEDFLAAARQAILDRQRLGDLAHSVSDAEQQRNRIQAEAEAVYIHLKECLTKAGLSCAPGNLKIPVDALRANMRRYAEIQAAQRRLALAMDALRVDEESVAARAARISAGIQNILTEGGVDSPDAFRQACQNCRRLLELRAREASRAREFDRLRGTFTFDQWKARLDELQGLRGGDGEGPLANGSTRKPPYLPYLPTVEEAEQEEKRNAAILGAKREEHARLVERVRQAFHNYRSPAEIEEDLAGAERIVQSLTLNRTALTLALEGIRSLARLQQEVCAPQLNRAVEERFLQICPDRYEEVKIDPDFRIQAREKGTAELRPAESLSRGTQDQLYLAVRFGVLELLGNRHEPCPCLLDEPFVAYDHERMCAAFSILEQEAGRRQLILFTCREDVRAQALLHGASLITI, encoded by the coding sequence GTGAACCTGCTCCGCTGCAATATCCAGGGTTTCGGCAGGCTGGCCCACCTGACGTTTTCTTTTGCCGGCGGTCTGAACGTAGTGTACGCCGCCAATGAGGCTGGAAAATCCACACTCCAACGCTTTCTGATGGCTCTGCTTTACGGACAACTGCGCGCCGATGTGAAAGCGCAGCGCCGTCTCGATGCCTGGGTGGAGCAGTACCGGCCGTGGCGGGCGTCTGATTATGGCGGCACCCTCTGGTGCTCCCTGGCGAACGGCCGCGAGTTGGAAATCCACCGTACCTTTGGCCGGGATGAGAGCCGGTTTGAAGTCCTCACCACCAGCGGCGAAGATATCTCGCGCCAATATGAAATTCAGAGAAACGGCGAAGTGATCTTCGCTGCTTCCCATCTCGGATTGGCCAAGGAGTTGTTCGAGTCGGTTGCGGTCGTCCGGGAGAGCGAGACCGCGGAACTCAAGCACCGCGAACCACTGCGAGACCGCATTGCCAATCTTGCCCAATCCGGCGATGAGAAACTCTCCGTGCGCCTGAGCCTCGTCAAGCTGGAGGAGGCGCTGGAGGCGGTCGGATCGGAGCGCGCTCCCACGCGGCCGTACAAGCAAGCACTGGACCGCCTCCAGGAGTTGAAGGAAGAACGCGACGAACTGGAAGCTCTGCGCCGGCAGTGCCAGGCCTGGATCCGTGAAAGGACGGAACTGGGGAGCGAGATCGAGCGCCTGGAGCAGAACCTGCACGCGGCCAGGCGAGGCGTAATCGATGCCCGCTGGCGGGAAGCGCGCCTGCGCGTGCGCACGCTCGAGGAGATCGATGATGAAATCCGCAACCTGGGCGCGGAGATCCAATCCCTGGGCGCCAATCCTGACTTCCCCGTGCACCGCCTCGACGAACTGAACCGGCTGGCAGCCGACCGGGACAATGAGGAACGGCGCCTGGAAGAGCTGCGCCAACAGAAACAGGAAGCCGGGGCCCGGCACGAGCAGGGTGAAGCAGTGCTTCGAAATCTGGCTTCCTATGCCGCCTTGCACCAGAGCATCGAGCCGGAAAAGATCACAGAGTGGTTCGTCAACTATCTGAGCCTGTCGAGGCAGAGAGATGAAATGCAGCGCACCACGAACCGGCTGCTCGACGAAACGGCCGCCATCCACCACAGGCTCGAGACGCTGAGCCCGGCGCTGCGGGATGCAGGGATCGATTGGGAGCGCAAAGCACTCCAGGCCGCGGACGAAGAGCGCGCCGCCTCTCAGCAGAGCGCGGTCCTGGTGGAGAGAGTCGCACAGGGGAAGGCAGAGCATGTCCGCATCAAAGGCAGAGCCAGGCGCCAGGGCTTGCTCGCAGGAATCGCGCTCACCGGCCTTCTGGCGGCAGCTGCCGCAGGTTTCGCCGGAATCCTGCCATCCTCATCCGGACTTGCTCTTGCCGCAGGGCTGGGTGTGCTCGGCGTGACACTGCTGATGATGGCCTCAAAGTCGAGGGGCGCGGCACAGCAGGCAAGGCAGGCGTTCGAGGCCCTGGATGCCGGCCTGAACCGGCTGCGCGAGCAGGCAGATGCGGCTCAGAGCGAGATGCGCCGGGCAGTGACTGACTCCGGATTTGAGAAAGTCGAGGACTTCCTCGCCGCCGCCCGGCAGGCAATTCTGGACCGCCAACGGCTGGGCGATCTGGCACACAGCGTCAGCGATGCCGAGCAGCAGCGCAACCGGATCCAGGCTGAGGCGGAAGCAGTGTACATCCACCTCAAGGAATGTCTGACAAAAGCCGGGTTGAGCTGCGCCCCTGGGAACCTCAAAATCCCGGTCGACGCCTTGAGGGCCAATATGCGACGTTATGCCGAAATCCAGGCTGCTCAGCGGCGTCTGGCCCTCGCAATGGACGCCCTCCGCGTTGACGAGGAGAGTGTGGCAGCCCGCGCCGCCAGGATCAGTGCCGGCATCCAGAACATCCTCACGGAAGGCGGTGTCGATTCTCCAGACGCGTTCCGGCAGGCCTGCCAAAACTGCCGTCGGTTGCTGGAACTGCGCGCCAGGGAGGCGTCCCGCGCCCGCGAATTCGACCGCCTGCGAGGCACTTTCACTTTCGACCAGTGGAAGGCGCGCCTCGATGAATTGCAGGGGCTGCGGGGCGGCGATGGAGAAGGTCCCCTGGCAAACGGATCTACCCGGAAACCGCCGTACCTCCCCTATCTCCCGACAGTGGAGGAGGCGGAACAGGAAGAGAAGCGCAATGCAGCGATTCTGGGGGCCAAGAGGGAAGAACATGCTCGCCTTGTTGAAAGGGTCCGGCAAGCTTTCCACAACTACCGCTCCCCGGCGGAAATCGAGGAAGACCTCGCCGGAGCTGAGCGGATCGTCCAGAGCCTCACCCTGAACCGCACGGCGCTCACCCTGGCTCTGGAAGGTATCCGTAGCCTCGCGCGTTTGCAGCAGGAGGTGTGCGCTCCGCAGTTGAACCGCGCGGTGGAGGAGCGGTTTCTTCAGATCTGCCCCGATCGCTACGAAGAGGTGAAAATCGACCCTGACTTCAGGATCCAGGCACGCGAGAAGGGAACCGCGGAATTGCGCCCTGCGGAAAGCCTGAGCCGGGGTACGCAGGATCAACTCTATCTCGCCGTGCGCTTCGGCGTGCTGGAACTGCTGGGAAACAGGCACGAGCCGTGTCCCTGCCTGCTTGACGAGCCCTTTGTCGCCTATGATCACGAGAGGATGTGCGCCGCGTTCTCCATCCTCGAGCAGGAAGCCGGCCGGCGCCAGTTGATCCTCTTCACCTGCCGCGAAGATGTTCGCGCCCAGGCGCTCCTCCACGGCGCCTCCCTGATAACAATTTAG
- a CDS encoding DNA repair exonuclease — protein sequence MTPIRFIHTSDIHLDTSFSSAGFPSRLGDRKREAIRGTFRHILEDARREAVDLVLIAGDLFEHDRVTPDTIEFLKQQFESLGPIPVFIAPGNHDPCLRDSPYCEEAWPRNVHIFQEEEFRSVELPGKGVRVTGFGFNRTQLQEHPFLKLPVLPGDAWNLVLAHGSDVGGVPAGKTAHGPFTIDEIAGKNVIYCALGHYHQQRPVANPLDATQVWYCGIPEGRAWDEEGSCGYLLGEIGDGGALSVKSCPTNQYPFATITLDCDGYATREQIVDALLGLRGSAFDAKTILRVRLEGSVDPKLDLSTAEIEERLAGEALHIVWEDRTSPALDFDALAKERTLCGYFVRSMNQQIGVAPVVERSVLERARLYGVQALLGREVRIR from the coding sequence ATGACACCCATCCGCTTCATTCATACCTCCGACATACATCTCGACACCAGCTTCTCAAGTGCCGGCTTTCCCTCCCGCCTTGGGGATCGCAAACGGGAAGCGATCCGGGGAACCTTTCGCCACATCCTGGAGGATGCCCGCCGCGAAGCCGTCGACCTGGTGCTGATTGCCGGCGATCTGTTCGAGCACGACCGTGTCACGCCCGACACGATCGAGTTTCTGAAACAGCAGTTCGAAAGCCTGGGCCCGATCCCGGTCTTCATCGCGCCCGGCAACCACGATCCCTGTCTGCGGGATTCGCCCTACTGCGAGGAGGCCTGGCCCAGGAACGTTCACATTTTCCAGGAAGAAGAGTTCCGTTCCGTCGAACTGCCGGGAAAGGGAGTCCGGGTTACAGGCTTCGGTTTCAACCGCACCCAGCTTCAGGAACATCCCTTTCTGAAGCTTCCGGTCCTGCCCGGAGACGCCTGGAATCTGGTACTTGCCCACGGCTCCGATGTCGGCGGTGTCCCGGCAGGGAAGACGGCTCACGGCCCGTTTACCATCGACGAGATCGCAGGCAAGAACGTGATCTACTGCGCCCTTGGGCACTACCACCAGCAACGGCCGGTAGCGAACCCACTCGATGCGACCCAGGTCTGGTATTGCGGCATTCCTGAAGGGCGGGCCTGGGACGAGGAAGGGAGTTGTGGGTACTTGCTGGGAGAGATCGGCGACGGCGGTGCACTTTCAGTGAAGTCTTGTCCTACGAATCAGTACCCGTTCGCCACCATCACTTTGGACTGCGATGGGTATGCTACCCGGGAGCAAATCGTCGACGCTCTTCTCGGGCTCCGCGGCTCCGCATTCGATGCCAAAACCATCCTGCGCGTGCGCCTGGAGGGCTCGGTCGACCCCAAGCTCGATCTGTCGACAGCCGAGATCGAAGAGAGGCTGGCCGGAGAGGCACTGCACATAGTATGGGAGGATCGGACCTCGCCCGCCCTCGACTTTGATGCTCTAGCCAAGGAACGGACACTCTGTGGATACTTTGTCCGTTCCATGAACCAGCAGATCGGCGTTGCGCCGGTCGTGGAACGTTCCGTGCTGGAACGCGCCCGGCTCTATGGCGTACAGGCACTGCTGGGGCGGGAGGTGCGCATCCGGTGA
- a CDS encoding ribonuclease H-like domain-containing protein yields the protein MKNLTFDFSGTGAGPLVLDVETQYLSDEVPGGWNSVDKFRIALVVTWDQQSGSRVWYEEDARQLLQEAEKFDPIVTFNGEGFDFRVLSAYGPVDVLYRKSKDMLALLSKKLGFRVKLDSLAQATLGHGKTGSGTECVTWWRSGDPVLRQKAIDYCRMDVELTRDIYLFGKERGYLLIDDARQNTRRRVEVSW from the coding sequence ATGAAGAATCTCACGTTTGATTTCTCCGGGACCGGTGCAGGCCCGCTGGTGCTCGATGTCGAAACCCAGTACCTCAGCGATGAGGTTCCCGGCGGCTGGAATTCCGTCGACAAGTTTCGCATCGCGCTGGTTGTCACCTGGGATCAGCAGAGCGGCTCGCGCGTATGGTATGAAGAGGATGCCCGGCAGCTGTTACAGGAGGCGGAGAAGTTCGATCCCATCGTCACCTTCAACGGCGAAGGATTCGACTTCAGGGTTCTGAGCGCCTATGGGCCGGTGGATGTGCTTTATCGCAAGAGTAAGGATATGCTGGCGCTGCTCAGCAAAAAGCTGGGATTCCGTGTCAAGCTTGACTCTCTGGCCCAGGCAACGTTGGGTCACGGAAAGACCGGGTCCGGCACAGAGTGCGTCACGTGGTGGCGCTCGGGAGATCCTGTTCTGCGGCAGAAGGCGATCGATTATTGCAGGATGGATGTCGAGCTCACCAGGGATATCTATTTGTTCGGCAAGGAGCGCGGCTACCTGTTGATCGACGACGCCCGCCAGAACACCCGGCGCCGTGTTGAGGTTTCCTGGTAG
- a CDS encoding MBL fold metallo-hydrolase, whose translation MAYLQFIGGSQTVTGSKYLVDTGKTRFLMDCGMFQGSKELRLRNWDKLPVQPSTLDHIFLTHAHIDHIGMLPVYVREGYQGPAWSTPETLELTEINLADAAHLQEEDARFANKKGFSKHKPALPLYTLQDAERCVPHLRPLEYGKPLQLSDGSRVQFHDAGHVLGSAIVEVQVAAGDGNCTSIVFSGDLGRYHALIDTDPFAVERTDYLLVESTYGNRRHPQEDAPHELAEVINNTARRGGSLVVPAFALARTQILLYTIRDLKAKGIIPDLPVYVDSPMAISVTELYCRHIEDLSAEAREVFRATGKCPILCPNLQFVHTPQESQELNSLHYPCIIISASGMATGGRVLHHLKYRLPDARNTILFVGFQAYGTRGQILKDGAREIKIHGEQIPVRAQIHAIESFSRHADSAEILRWLGSFREPPKHTYVVHGEAESSAALAEAIRKLGWKVSVPEYLSTVKIK comes from the coding sequence ATGGCTTACCTCCAGTTTATCGGCGGATCTCAGACCGTAACCGGATCCAAATACCTTGTTGACACGGGCAAAACACGTTTTCTGATGGATTGCGGCATGTTTCAAGGCTCCAAGGAATTGCGGCTGCGCAACTGGGACAAGCTTCCAGTCCAGCCCTCAACCCTCGATCACATTTTCCTGACGCATGCCCACATCGATCACATCGGCATGCTGCCTGTGTATGTACGGGAAGGCTATCAGGGGCCTGCCTGGAGCACCCCGGAAACGCTGGAGCTCACCGAAATCAACCTGGCCGACGCCGCGCACCTCCAGGAAGAGGACGCGCGGTTTGCCAACAAAAAGGGCTTTAGCAAACACAAGCCCGCCCTCCCGCTTTACACGCTGCAGGATGCCGAGCGCTGCGTGCCGCACCTGCGTCCTCTGGAATACGGCAAACCACTCCAGCTTTCCGATGGTTCGCGTGTCCAGTTCCACGATGCCGGGCATGTTCTGGGATCGGCGATTGTGGAAGTGCAAGTGGCGGCCGGAGACGGCAACTGCACATCGATCGTGTTTTCCGGAGATCTGGGGCGCTACCACGCACTCATCGATACCGATCCATTTGCGGTCGAACGCACGGACTATCTCCTGGTTGAATCCACGTACGGGAACCGAAGGCATCCCCAGGAGGATGCTCCCCACGAACTCGCAGAGGTCATCAATAACACCGCCCGACGAGGCGGCTCCCTCGTGGTGCCCGCCTTCGCTTTGGCCCGGACCCAGATCCTGCTTTACACCATCCGGGACCTGAAAGCCAAAGGGATCATTCCTGACCTGCCGGTGTATGTCGACAGCCCGATGGCGATCTCAGTGACCGAGCTTTATTGCCGGCATATTGAAGACCTCAGCGCGGAGGCACGCGAGGTCTTCAGGGCTACCGGGAAATGCCCCATTCTGTGCCCGAATCTCCAATTCGTCCATACGCCCCAGGAATCTCAGGAGCTCAACAGCCTGCACTATCCCTGCATCATCATCTCGGCCAGCGGCATGGCCACAGGCGGTCGCGTGCTGCATCACCTCAAATACCGGCTGCCCGATGCGCGCAATACGATCCTATTCGTGGGCTTCCAAGCCTATGGCACGCGCGGGCAGATTCTCAAAGATGGGGCCCGGGAGATCAAAATCCACGGGGAGCAGATCCCGGTACGCGCGCAGATCCATGCCATCGAATCATTCTCGCGCCACGCGGATTCGGCTGAGATTTTGCGCTGGCTGGGCAGCTTCCGGGAGCCGCCAAAGCACACGTACGTTGTTCACGGTGAGGCTGAATCCAGCGCGGCGCTGGCGGAAGCTATTCGCAAGCTCGGCTGGAAAGTCAGCGTGCCCGAGTACCTCAGCACGGTCAAAATAAAATGA
- a CDS encoding ABC transporter ATP-binding protein codes for MIKLQNVEKYFEHGITKTWVLRRIDLNVKEGEFISIMGPSGAGKSTLLHILGMYDSAWNGEYYFTDVPVHKLKQKERADLHKRNIGFVFQSYHLLDNLTVYENLDLPLSYRNLARKERESLVCDVLDRFQIVGKKDLYPTQLSGGQQQLVAVARAVIASPKVILADEPTGNLHSSQGKEIMDLFRKLNDEGTTIIQVTHSERNASYGSKIIQLSDGWIVSQ; via the coding sequence ATGATCAAGCTGCAGAACGTCGAAAAATATTTTGAACACGGTATCACAAAAACCTGGGTGCTGCGCCGCATCGACCTGAATGTGAAGGAAGGCGAGTTTATATCCATCATGGGTCCGTCAGGAGCCGGCAAGTCCACGCTTCTGCACATCCTGGGAATGTACGATAGTGCGTGGAACGGGGAGTATTACTTTACGGACGTTCCCGTGCACAAGCTCAAACAGAAGGAGCGGGCCGATCTGCACAAGCGTAACATCGGATTCGTGTTCCAGAGCTATCACCTGCTGGATAACCTGACGGTTTATGAAAACCTGGATCTTCCCCTCTCCTATCGTAACCTCGCCAGGAAGGAGCGGGAAAGCCTCGTGTGCGACGTGCTGGACCGGTTCCAGATCGTGGGCAAAAAAGACCTATATCCCACCCAACTCTCCGGCGGGCAGCAGCAACTGGTCGCGGTCGCCCGGGCCGTCATTGCCAGCCCCAAGGTGATTCTGGCAGATGAACCCACAGGAAATCTGCACTCCAGTCAGGGCAAAGAGATCATGGATCTCTTCAGGAAGCTCAATGACGAGGGGACAACGATCATCCAGGTGACCCATTCGGAAAGGAACGCCTCCTACGGCTCCAAAATCATACAATTATCGGACGGATGGATCGTAAGCCAGTAG
- a CDS encoding CPBP family intramembrane metalloprotease yields the protein MKKSDVGDEVAGLGESKRGPRRLADAAGGVLKSSMPGAQGERPGGLPERYAIREQEKGRVLVCVEAPTLEVRVERGSSVNAAAARKSPPGSIFLDGAAQAEPFIDSEKQVFNLDHHEGCVRDFTLATCEQAMVLVRMGLDLRKRDWTIYANEPDLDTVLAIWVLLNHIRLNDENPVFRQTVMPLVRLQGAIDAHGLEMQELVAFPPRLYLDTFAQLERLRAREVELKREGRWHDVDYLSYTLEVLREIDNLVYSSLDFEKTLEVQELAHATIADHWLVIACRSEAGIYEVEQHLRRLHGERLGIILLQKDDSAYTLRRVNHFLPVSLEAIYERLNATDPAVGGPRSGNRWGGSEEIGGSPRLTGSGLAAEQIIEICGTPFRRPSRAHTAASIVQALAASLIVLIAAVSVIALHGFLRRPFPALADVFVERTGLYAAVLGSLNLAVLLLPWDKWGEYGLRLPSGFDWLYLVPGAAIASLAGGEWFTAAFSPGPTLLNCATGGKMLTILVFAVSAELLFRGTVHGILAQVFATQKTGGRWYVSWPVAISSVVYAFWTLVPFQASTVPTGLVTGIAAVLFGIFCGIARERSGSLLPPILIHCACLLIPALI from the coding sequence ATGAAAAAGTCTGACGTCGGCGACGAGGTTGCTGGTCTCGGGGAAAGCAAGCGGGGTCCGCGGCGCCTGGCAGATGCCGCAGGCGGAGTTCTGAAATCCTCCATGCCGGGCGCCCAGGGAGAACGGCCCGGCGGGTTGCCGGAACGATATGCGATCAGAGAGCAGGAGAAAGGCCGCGTACTCGTGTGCGTGGAAGCGCCCACTCTTGAGGTGCGCGTGGAGCGAGGCTCCAGCGTCAATGCGGCGGCAGCGCGCAAATCACCCCCAGGGTCGATCTTCCTCGACGGGGCCGCGCAAGCCGAGCCGTTTATCGACAGCGAGAAACAGGTGTTCAACCTCGACCATCATGAGGGCTGCGTGCGAGACTTCACGCTGGCCACGTGCGAGCAGGCCATGGTTCTGGTGCGCATGGGACTTGACTTGCGCAAGCGCGATTGGACGATTTATGCAAACGAGCCGGATCTCGACACCGTGCTCGCAATCTGGGTCCTGCTCAACCACATCCGCCTGAACGATGAGAATCCGGTGTTCCGGCAGACCGTCATGCCGCTCGTGCGCCTGCAGGGTGCCATCGACGCGCATGGTCTGGAAATGCAGGAGTTGGTCGCCTTCCCACCCAGACTGTACCTCGACACCTTCGCCCAGCTCGAACGTCTGCGCGCGCGCGAGGTGGAACTGAAACGCGAGGGGCGGTGGCACGATGTCGATTACCTGAGCTATACACTCGAGGTGCTGCGCGAGATCGACAACCTGGTCTACTCGTCTCTGGATTTCGAAAAAACACTGGAAGTCCAGGAATTGGCGCATGCCACAATCGCAGATCATTGGCTGGTCATCGCCTGCCGGTCTGAGGCCGGGATCTACGAAGTGGAGCAGCACCTGCGCCGCCTTCACGGAGAACGCCTGGGAATCATCCTGCTGCAGAAGGACGATTCAGCCTACACGTTGCGGCGTGTCAACCACTTTCTTCCGGTCAGTCTGGAAGCGATCTATGAGAGGCTCAACGCGACGGATCCGGCAGTGGGAGGGCCCCGCTCCGGCAATCGTTGGGGCGGTTCGGAGGAAATCGGCGGCTCGCCGCGCCTTACGGGCTCAGGCTTGGCCGCCGAGCAGATCATCGAAATTTGTGGCACGCCATTCCGGAGGCCCAGTCGCGCCCATACCGCGGCAAGCATAGTACAGGCGCTTGCTGCCAGCCTGATTGTTTTGATCGCTGCCGTGAGTGTCATAGCGCTGCACGGGTTTCTGCGCCGGCCGTTCCCTGCGCTGGCAGATGTATTCGTGGAAAGAACGGGCCTCTACGCTGCAGTGCTGGGGAGCTTGAATCTTGCCGTCTTGCTGCTGCCATGGGACAAGTGGGGCGAATATGGATTGCGCCTCCCCTCGGGTTTTGACTGGCTGTATCTTGTCCCGGGCGCGGCGATCGCCAGCCTGGCAGGGGGTGAGTGGTTCACGGCGGCATTCTCACCGGGCCCGACCTTGCTGAACTGTGCGACCGGCGGCAAGATGCTCACGATCCTGGTGTTCGCTGTCTCGGCGGAGTTGCTCTTTCGAGGGACGGTGCACGGGATCCTGGCCCAGGTCTTTGCGACTCAGAAGACCGGCGGGCGCTGGTATGTGTCGTGGCCCGTGGCGATATCGAGCGTAGTCTACGCGTTCTGGACGCTGGTTCCCTTCCAGGCTTCCACTGTGCCGACGGGCCTGGTGACCGGCATCGCCGCGGTTCTGTTCGGCATTTTCTGCGGAATCGCGCGCGAACGCTCCGGCAGCCTCCTGCCCCCGATCCTGATCCATTGCGCCTGCTTGCTCATCCCGGCGCTCATCTGA
- a CDS encoding DUF4398 domain-containing protein, which yields MKHSHVFLLSMIVPLAFFVFGCSGQPSQMFLLTQDARNQATAEHADQFAPDFWNPAEQAWQEANRKIDAKSYGEADRLLLKAKTNFVKARDVAKSKREVAVNYINSMKETITIRLKSDLKDNPAAGKLSPARKKEFDAAIKQIEDSVAKVTEQVQNGQYAEAKYLVDKTVREVWDTQQEFFKK from the coding sequence ATGAAGCACTCGCATGTTTTTCTCCTTTCGATGATTGTTCCCTTGGCGTTCTTTGTTTTTGGCTGCTCCGGGCAGCCGTCGCAAATGTTCCTCTTGACCCAGGACGCCAGAAACCAGGCTACCGCCGAACATGCCGACCAGTTTGCCCCGGATTTTTGGAATCCGGCGGAGCAGGCCTGGCAAGAAGCCAATCGCAAAATTGACGCCAAGAGTTATGGAGAAGCGGACAGATTGCTATTGAAGGCCAAAACCAACTTCGTGAAAGCCCGGGATGTCGCTAAGAGCAAACGTGAGGTCGCCGTTAATTATATCAATTCCATGAAGGAAACCATCACCATAAGGCTCAAGAGTGATTTGAAGGACAATCCTGCGGCCGGCAAGCTTTCGCCTGCCCGCAAGAAGGAATTCGATGCTGCCATAAAGCAGATCGAAGACAGCGTCGCCAAGGTGACCGAGCAGGTCCAGAACGGGCAATATGCCGAGGCCAAATATCTCGTTGATAAGACCGTGAGGGAAGTCTGGGACACTCAACAGGAATTCTTTAAAAAGTAG